In Gambusia affinis linkage group LG08, SWU_Gaff_1.0, whole genome shotgun sequence, a single window of DNA contains:
- the bet1l gene encoding BET1-like protein produces MADWNRGHGSVDNMLDAGNKRLADNLASKVSRLKSLAYDIDREVDDQNDYLDNMDSNFMSATGLLSGSVKRFSTMVRSGKDNRRLLCYVSGGLVLAFFLLYYLVSRIQT; encoded by the exons GTCATGGCTCTGTCGACAACATGCTGGATGCTGGAAACAAACGACTGGCTGATAACTTGGCCAGCAAAGTCTCCCGACTGAAATCG CTGGCTTATGACATTGACAGAGAGGTGGACGATCAGAACGACTACTTAGACAACATG GACTCAAACTTCATGAGTGCAACAGGCCTGTTGAGCGGCAGTGTGAAGCGGTTTTCCACAATGGTCCGATCTGGCAAAGACAATCGACGCCTCCTCTGCTATGTCTCTGGAGGGCTGGTCCTGGCCTTCTTTCTTCTCTATTACCTGGTTTCCAGGATCCAGACCTGA